Part of the Sulfurovum sp. TSL6 genome, AGGATTTTTTATGGATTTTTCTTCTTTAGAGACTTGGGGTTACTTTGCCATAGCCTTTTTTGCATTTGGCGGTTCACTCTTTATTGTTGCGGCAGCTGGTGTGTTTTCATTTATGGGTAACATGGATCTGACTACTGCCTTGGCAGTTGCAACCGTATCAAACTTTTTAGGAGATATCTTTCTTTTTTATCTGGGGAAATACCAGAAAAAAGAGATACAGCCTTACTTCGCAAAACATAAACGTAAAATAGCCCTTGCCACGCTCATCATGCGTAAGTACGGGGTATTGGCCATCTTTATACAGAAGTTTCTCTATGGTATCAAAACCCTTGTACCACTCTCTATGGCACTTGCCAAATATGACTTTAAAAAGTTTGCTTTTTATAATGTATTTGCCTCTATTGTATTCGTCTTGACGATAGGACTGAGTGCGTATTATTCAAGTGAGTTTATCATTGCAGTGTTTACGTATATCAAGATACATCCATGGATAGCACCGGTGATCTTGTTTAGTATTATAGGTGCAGTATGGTTTGTTATGGAAAATATGACTAAAAAGAAAAAGTAGTTTAAAGTGAATTTAGACCAAGATATTTTCTTGGTCTAAAGTGTAAAAAGAGTCTTACTTTTTACTCTGTACAAACTTTTCAATACGTCTGATACCCTCACGGATCGTTGTGATATCTGTAGCAAATGAGAATCTAAAGTAACCTTCTGATCCGAAACCTATACCAGGAACAACAGCAACACCCGTAGACTGAAGCAGTTCTTTACAGAATTCTATAGAATCATTCGAGACATCTTTGATATTGACGAAGAGATAAAATGCACCTTGCGGTTTAAGTACAGAAAGACCGTCAATGTCGTTAAAGAGGTTTACTGCCTCTTCCGCTCTTCCTTCAAACGCTCTTCTCATCTGTTCTATTTCACTGTCGACTTCACCAAGCAGTGCAGGTATAGCCGCTTTCTGGGTAATGGAATTGATGTTTGATGTACTTTGGCTTTGTAGCTTGTTCATCGCAGCAATGAGTTCTTTGTTCGGTGTTGCCAAGTATCCAAAACGCCATCCTGTCATCGCTACAGATTTGCTGAGACCATTCACAGTGACAGTCCTTTGGAACATATCTTCACTGATACTTGCCGCGGCTACAAAGTCAATGTCATAAACAAGCTTCTCATACATTTCATCACTGACCACCATGATATCTGTACCTTTAAGTACGGCTGCCAGTGCTTCAAGTTCCTCTTTAGAATAGACTGAACCAGTCGGATTTGACGGTGATGTCAAGATAACCATTTTTGTTTTAGGCGTAATGGCAGCTTTGAGCTGTTCAGCAGTCATTTTGAATCCACTGATCTCATCTGTCTCTATGATGACGGGTATAGCACTTGCATATTTAACCAATTCAGGATACGTGACCCAATATGGAGAAGGAATGATAACCTCGTCACCTTCATTCAGTACCGCTTGAAAAAGATTAAAAAGAGACTGTTTTGCACCATTACTGACGATGATGTCTGAAGGTGCGTAGTCAAGGTTATTGTCTCTTTTTAGTTTTGCCGATACAGCTTCTAGAAGCGCTGGTATACCTGGTACTGCCGTGTATTGCGTAAACCCTTCGTTGATCGCTTTGATAGCCTCATCTTTGATACGTTGCGGTGTACCAAAATCCGGTTCACCAGCAGAGAAAGAAAGAATATCTTTTCCTTGTGCTTTTAAATCACGAGCAAGTGAAGAGATGGCTATAGTAAGAGATGGAGAGAGTGTTTGGATACGATCTGAAAGCATGTAAAAACCTTTGATTATAAATTGGCTAATTGTATCGAAAAATGCGTTAAAAACCGCAACATATATGTCTAATCCATAGAGTGGATAAAGTTATCATAAAGCTTCTCAAGTTCATGGTCTTTTTCTTTAATATGCGCATTGTCCCCGGTTTCAATGGCAGTTTCAAGTACAGCAAGACGTTTGAGAAGATACTCAAATATCTCTTTGTTGACATCAGGGATTTTATTGTGACTGAGCGGGGTGTTATCATATCCACGTTTAAGGACACGTGCAGGGATGCCTACAGCCGTTGAATCGGCAGGTACATTTTTCACCACCACCGAGTTGGCACCGACTTTGGAGTTACTCCCTACGGTAATGTTCCCCAGTACTTTAGCCCCTGCACCGATCACGGCACCATTTTCTACGGTCGGGTGTCTTTTCCCTTTTGTAAGACTGACTCCACCAAGAGTGACCTGCTGATAGATAATAACATCATCACCGATGATCGCCGTTTCACCGATAACCACTCCCACACCATGGTCAATGAAAACCCTGCGGCCAATGGTTGCAGC contains:
- a CDS encoding DedA family protein; this encodes MDFSSLETWGYFAIAFFAFGGSLFIVAAAGVFSFMGNMDLTTALAVATVSNFLGDIFLFYLGKYQKKEIQPYFAKHKRKIALATLIMRKYGVLAIFIQKFLYGIKTLVPLSMALAKYDFKKFAFYNVFASIVFVLTIGLSAYYSSEFIIAVFTYIKIHPWIAPVILFSIIGAVWFVMENMTKKKK
- the cysE gene encoding serine O-acetyltransferase — protein: MNPFSLIKEDFLNVKRNDPALHSTFELFFNYPGLWALLFHRLAHSLYQKGLRFLPRLISAVGQFLTVIDIHPAATIGRRVFIDHGVGVVIGETAIIGDDVIIYQQVTLGGVSLTKGKRHPTVENGAVIGAGAKVLGNITVGSNSKVGANSVVVKNVPADSTAVGIPARVLKRGYDNTPLSHNKIPDVNKEIFEYLLKRLAVLETAIETGDNAHIKEKDHELEKLYDNFIHSMD
- a CDS encoding pyridoxal phosphate-dependent aminotransferase, which produces MLSDRIQTLSPSLTIAISSLARDLKAQGKDILSFSAGEPDFGTPQRIKDEAIKAINEGFTQYTAVPGIPALLEAVSAKLKRDNNLDYAPSDIIVSNGAKQSLFNLFQAVLNEGDEVIIPSPYWVTYPELVKYASAIPVIIETDEISGFKMTAEQLKAAITPKTKMVILTSPSNPTGSVYSKEELEALAAVLKGTDIMVVSDEMYEKLVYDIDFVAAASISEDMFQRTVTVNGLSKSVAMTGWRFGYLATPNKELIAAMNKLQSQSTSNINSITQKAAIPALLGEVDSEIEQMRRAFEGRAEEAVNLFNDIDGLSVLKPQGAFYLFVNIKDVSNDSIEFCKELLQSTGVAVVPGIGFGSEGYFRFSFATDITTIREGIRRIEKFVQSKK